The Bacteroidetes Order II. bacterium genomic sequence ACACCAACTCTTTTGGGATAATCCGGTCTTTGAGAATTTTTTCGTCGGTGTATAAGTCTTTTAAAAACAAATTTAAGGCATAGATGCGCTGTTTTAAGCCTTGCTCGATGTGTATCCACTCGCTACCGGTCAAAATTCGAGGCAAGAGGTCATAGGGGAAAATGCGCTCGGTTCCTCCTTCGTCGCCATAAACCGTAAAGGTGATCCCCTGGTTGAGGAAAGATTTATCGCTGGCTTGTTGTCTTGCCTGCAACTCTTCGATCCCCAGTTCCATTAGCCGTTGTTGTAATGCCCGATACATCGGACGTATTTCATTGGGGGCAGAAAACATTTCATCATAGGCTTCATCAAAAAAATAATGTGCCCCAAATGAAGGAACCGTTTTGTTCATACCGCTGAAAACTTGTCGTGGTGGTTGATATGATATCCTAAATAATTTAGGTAAAAAAACCTTTTATATAAAATAGATTGGATGAAAATTGTAAAATTAACTTTTTTAAGCCGAGTCGCGTCTTTGGCGATCGTCAGAAAAACTTCGGTGGGCTATCGTCCAGCAGATAGACGATCTCAAGAAAAGACACAGAAAGAAAAACACGGCGTCTATATATCGAAAAAGGAAGAAAGGCTAAATCATACGATACTGGCACAAACACATCACTCGGTGTGTCTGCCAAAGTCCATCAAACAAAAGGCTTGTTTGCGTTGCGATAAAGCGGGGGAGTTAAAACTGATTGAAAATTAGTTATTTTTTAGGATTGAAATATCCTTTTATGTTCATTCTTTCTGGCATATCAGTACGGATATTGCGTTTACACCGTCGGAAATTTCCTTCCTCAATGGTCATTGAACCATCATTGTTTAAGGATTTTATCACAGCAACATGCCCAAGCCCCGAAGGACTTTTTATAATGGCCACATGTCCCACCTCCGGTGTATGGCTATTGATGATTGCTAATTTATCTTGATAATTATGCAGGCCATAAGGCAGTTCCGGCACTAATGTACGGGCGAACAGTACACAACTGCAAAGGACGCCTCCTTTTCCGCTCATCATGTGAATGCTTCGCGTAAATGTTGCCTCTTTCTTCGTCTCGGAAAGTGTCAACTGGCGACTCATCACCCAAGCTGGCTGCTCAAGGGACGCCATGTCTGGTACAGGATTGGTTTCGTCCCGCATAAGACGCTGTGTAGGCGCAGTGGCCAAGTCCGGTTGAATGGTTGGAATAGGATCAAGAAATATCCGTACCTCTTCGCGCAGCGGCTTCTTTCTGACCTCCCATTTCCTCATGGATTGCGGGGACGGTGACGCAACCGGGCGAATCTCCTCTATCACCGAGATGAGAGGAGGGTGAACAGAACTGGTGGTTGAATGGAAGGGGCTTAATAGGGTCTCTTGTGCAAAAACAAGGTGTGCATAGCCCAAAAGGCCCATACAACAAACGAGGCTTTTTTTTAACATGGCGGAAATATCTTGATAGGGTATGCATAAAAGTGTGTCAAAAGCCATGCCGATCTTGCTGTAGATCAAAATAATTCCTTTTTTTGCCTCACTTTTTTCTATGGCTCTTGTCCAAGAGCAGGTGATTGAGAAAATTTTATATGGCGGATGTTTTTTTCCTCCCAACCTGAAACCAAGTGTATCTTCTTCGGTCTGTTTAATAATATATCACCCTAAAAGCGGATCTTATGAACGCGAGGTATCTGATTTTACTTTTTTTAAGCCTTTATTATTGTGCTTCGGTCACGTTTGCACAAACGGCAAAAATTGTCGGGACGGTGTGGGAAGATACCCGTCCGATGCCCGGCGCCACCCTTATTCTGAAGCCTCTCCAAAAAGGAACCATAACTGATCCAGACGGACGATTTGCCCTTACAGAACTTTCGGCAGGAAAATACTTGTTGGTGGTCTCGTTTGTGGGATATAAACCATATGAGGTTCAAGTTGAGATTCAAGCGGGCGAGACCAAAACGCTCAATATCAACTTAGTCTCGGAAAATGCAGAAGAAGACTTGCTGGTACGGGTCATTCCATCTACGACCATCGAAGCCAATCGGCCGTTTTCGGCGGCTGGGATCCAAGAAATTCGACAATTGGACTTAACCATCCGTCCGGCACGGACCACACAAGACCTGCTACAACGGGTTCCAGGACTGATTATTGCCCAACATGCGGGTGGCGGAAAAGCAGAACAAATTTACCTCCGGAATTTTGATGCCGATCATGGAACCGATGTAGCAATTTCGGTGGATGGCTTGCCTGTTAACATGGTTTCGCATGGACATGGGCAAGGATATGCGGATCTCCATTTTGTGATTGCGGAGACGATAGAACAAATGTCGGTCTCTAAAGGCCCCTATTTTGCCTCCTTGGGGAATTTGGCAACAGCTGGCGCGGTCGCTTTTCGGACCAAGGAAAAGCTTATAGAACAGATGGTAAAAATAGAAGGCGGACAATTTGGCACAATTCGTGGGACTGCACTTTTGCAACCCATCACCCAAAACGGACAAAACCTCTATGTTGCGGCCCAAATCCACCATTCCGATGGACCTTTCATTGAAAAACAAAACTTTGACCGTTACAATGTGTTTACGAAATACCGCAAACAACGTACCCTTACCAAATCTTTAACCGTTGCTGCCAGTGCGTTTGGTGCCGCATGGGATGCCTCCGGTCAAATCCCTCAGCGGGCTATTGATTCCGGACTCATTACCCGGTGGGGGGCGATAGACTCCGGCGAGGGTGGCGAAACCAGCCGTCAAAACCTTTCACTTACGTTCGAGGATACGGGGTCGGTCTTCCCGTTTAAAGCCCAATTTTGGGCCAGTCGGTATCAATTTGGTCTCTTTTCTAACTTCACTTTTTTCTTAGAGGATGCCTTAAAAGGGGATATGATCGAGCAGTTCGATAATCGCTTTTTGGGTGGCTTGAATACAGAGATGAGCCTCGGACGGCGTACCAAGATGGGTTTTCAGATGCGGCACGACCGTGCGAATGTGGGATTAATGAAAAGCCCAGAACGGATTCGTACAGAAGAATGGGCGAATGCAGACATTAAAGAAACCAATACGGCCCTGTGGTTCGAGCATATTATACCGTTGATGCCGGTCTTGGAACTTCAGGTGGGACTGCGGGCCGATGATTTTCGGTTCAAGGTCAAAAACCACGCAACTTCCGATTTACCCCGTGCAGATGGAAGCGCCCATCAGCAAATCTTAAGTCCAAAGTTTAATCTGGCTTATCGGCCTACATCCCATTGGGCAGTGTTCGTAAATCTGGGAAGCGGCTTTCATTCTAACGATGCCCGAAATGCAGTTTTAGGACAATATGCACACGATCTTGCTGCAACCCTCCAAAAAGAGGGCAAAACCCAAGCACAAATTGCGGATGCTTTCCGTACCCGTTTTATTGAACCAGAACAAGCCGAAACAAAAACCTTGCCCCGCGCACTCGGTGCAGAAATAGGAACACGTTGGTTCTCGAACGACCAAAAGACAACCATTGCATTGGCCTTTTGGCGCTTAGACTTAGAGCGAGAGTTTGTATATGTGGGCGATGGTGGCTTTACGGAACTCTCGGATCCCACGCGCCGCTATGGCATAGATGTGGAAGCACAAGCGCAGTTAATACCAAGCCTTTTTGCCTCTGCGGATTTTATCTTGTCTAATGGAAAAATCGTGGGGGCACCATCTGGTGAAAACCACATCCCGCTTGCGCCCCGATTAACCACACAGGGTAGTCTTACGTGGCGGAATGTACACGGCTTTTCTGCACATTTTCAGGGAAGGCATATCGGTGCTCGTCCCGCAAACGAGGACAACTCGGTTCGGGCATTGGGCCACACATTGTTCAATACAGGGGCTTCATATCGCTTTCGGCGGGCGGAAGTGTCTTTCAGCATCGAGAACTTGTTTGACACGGATTGGAATGAGGCACAGTTTGATACGACTTCTCGCCTAAAGAACGAAGTTGCTCCGGTTTCTGAATTACATTTTACGCCAGGGAATCCGCGAAACATTCAAGCAGGAATTTCAGTGTTTTTCTAATCTTAAATATGTAATTCGGATGAATGCCTTTGGGAGTGGTGGCATTGAACCAATTTTTGCATTTGTTTCAGTTTAGGGCCATGTTTAACAGCATGGCCTTTTCTTCTTTCATGCCAGAAAGGGCAATTAAGTACATAGACAAAACTAATTCCTATTATAACTTGAGGTCGGGTGCATTTCAAAAGTTGCTTCGTCTTTAGCTCAGCAGCTTAACGACCTGTTCCCAGTTGTTGGATTGAAGTACGCTTCTCAGATTGAGCATATGATTGACGCCTTTTTCGCTCCATATTTGCCCGCTTCGCTTACACCGTGTTTGGACTAAGGTTCGATTAGCCGCTTCCATTGCTCCATTCCCAATACACAACCCCCGCTTGAGGTAGGCGGGATAATCCATTCTGCCGGCATTGTTCCGGTAATAGGTCAACAAATTGTTTTGGGCGGTAAGTGAGTTTGCGTTTGTGCAGGTCTGTTTTTCGACGGCATGGATTACGTTTGATACGCCCTGTTCTTTTAAGGCTTTGCATTGCTCATCAAACCAGGTTGCAGGCAAGCCAATTGTCGTTGAAAAGGTATGTAAACGTTCTACCGCATGGAAGTAGTCTAAAATATGGGTTGCCGCCGGATAATGGGTGGTTGTGTACGCATGGATCCAGTTTGAGCCATCGGTAATGAATACCAGATTCGATTCCTCGGTCTGCCGTGGATTTGCAATCCACAAATGCGATAAACTCGCTTCAAACTTTGGCAGAAAATCCGAATAATGCCCTAAATGAGCGCTATACCGGCTCTCGGTGATCCGATTGCGGGTTGATCCGTTGGCTGTAATCGAACTTTGCACCCAAACACGACCCGCTTTTACTTCTTTGTAGCCGTCATCCGTTTGCACCATACTTCCATCCATCGAAGCATAAACCACTTCCGATGCCGGCACCTCAACAGGTTCAGGGGCTGGCTCGGTAAGTACAGACTCAAGCTGTGCACCAAGCGCATTACTAACCCGAAACACGCTCGCTAACGAAACGGGGATCCGTAAAAAGTGCTGAAACAGGTCGTTTGCTTTACTGTACACGTCGCTCGCCCCTGCCATGGCCATCAGGCTTTGCAGGTACGGAGACGTAAAACTGTTGTTAACTTTTGTACAGTAATCATGGCTTTTGGATAACGTTACCTTCCCGAATCGGGTCCTGATCTCGTTTTTTTTTTGACCGATTGAGGAACCTCCCCCAGATTCTGTTCCATGATTTCACGCCCCAGTTCTACCCACAATTCATCGAACTGTTTTTCGTGTTCGTAGAAGGAATCTAACTCGTTCAAGGCGCGAATTTCCTGATAACGCTGGCGGGCAAGTTCTAAAAATTGAGCTTCGGTCATGGCTGTAAGAGGTTTATGCGGATTCTTAATCCGCAAGTCAAGGGACATTCCTCAACCAAGGTACAACTTTTTCAACGCGCAGGGAAGTTTTGAAATGCACCCCCACCTAAGAGAGCATATACAGTCATAATCATATTGTTTTTTTAATCTAATAATTCATGGAAATCCAAATACAAGCAACTCCAATCGAAGCTTGGCAATGAGGAAACTTTCTCAAAACCAAAAGAAAAGCATCTCCTAAATGTGTTTTGATGGGAGGTAAGGTTGGATATAGATGAAAATAATGAACCAAGTAAAAAGTATAAGAGGATCTGTTGTC encodes the following:
- a CDS encoding CHAP domain-containing protein → MLKKSLVCCMGLLGYAHLVFAQETLLSPFHSTTSSVHPPLISVIEEIRPVASPSPQSMRKWEVRKKPLREEVRIFLDPIPTIQPDLATAPTQRLMRDETNPVPDMASLEQPAWVMSRQLTLSETKKEATFTRSIHMMSGKGGVLCSCVLFARTLVPELPYGLHNYQDKLAIINSHTPEVGHVAIIKSPSGLGHVAVIKSLNNDGSMTIEEGNFRRCKRNIRTDMPERMNIKGYFNPKK
- a CDS encoding TonB-dependent receptor, yielding MNARYLILLFLSLYYCASVTFAQTAKIVGTVWEDTRPMPGATLILKPLQKGTITDPDGRFALTELSAGKYLLVVSFVGYKPYEVQVEIQAGETKTLNINLVSENAEEDLLVRVIPSTTIEANRPFSAAGIQEIRQLDLTIRPARTTQDLLQRVPGLIIAQHAGGGKAEQIYLRNFDADHGTDVAISVDGLPVNMVSHGHGQGYADLHFVIAETIEQMSVSKGPYFASLGNLATAGAVAFRTKEKLIEQMVKIEGGQFGTIRGTALLQPITQNGQNLYVAAQIHHSDGPFIEKQNFDRYNVFTKYRKQRTLTKSLTVAASAFGAAWDASGQIPQRAIDSGLITRWGAIDSGEGGETSRQNLSLTFEDTGSVFPFKAQFWASRYQFGLFSNFTFFLEDALKGDMIEQFDNRFLGGLNTEMSLGRRTKMGFQMRHDRANVGLMKSPERIRTEEWANADIKETNTALWFEHIIPLMPVLELQVGLRADDFRFKVKNHATSDLPRADGSAHQQILSPKFNLAYRPTSHWAVFVNLGSGFHSNDARNAVLGQYAHDLAATLQKEGKTQAQIADAFRTRFIEPEQAETKTLPRALGAEIGTRWFSNDQKTTIALAFWRLDLEREFVYVGDGGFTELSDPTRRYGIDVEAQAQLIPSLFASADFILSNGKIVGAPSGENHIPLAPRLTTQGSLTWRNVHGFSAHFQGRHIGARPANEDNSVRALGHTLFNTGASYRFRRAEVSFSIENLFDTDWNEAQFDTTSRLKNEVAPVSELHFTPGNPRNIQAGISVFF